The genomic window CCCGTCGCCACTAACACATCAATGCAGCGGTTCTTGATCAGATACGCCACCAACCGCCGCATCCCTGCGGGCACCAGCCCGCCGCTCAAGCCCATAAAGACGACGGCGTTGTCTTGCAGCATCTGCAACCAGAGCTGATGCGCGAGCGACAGGTTGCGGCCCTGAAACGAGATGAATTCCATCTTGTCCAGCAAGCCCGGCACGCTGCGATCACGATCCACTTGCAAGGGTTGGGTAGGTTTGTTGAGGTATTTTGCACCTTTAATGCGACGAATCATAAATTTGTTGAACTGACTGTAGCGACCAGGTAGGACGGACTTTAGTCTGTCCCAGGTAACAAGCCGGACAGACTAAAGTCCGTCCTACCTGCTTAGCTTAGCGCCCATTCGAATCGAGGTACGTATAGCCGGTGTAATGCCGTTCGTACTCATCGGTCAGCGTCAGCGCGGCGGTTTCGGTCAGTTGTCCTTTCTTGACTTGACGATTGAGCTGATTGCGAAAGTTCTCTTGCAAAAACTCTTTTTCGTAACGGGCGAAGGTGAGCATGTCGCCGACCTGCGAACCCGCAATGACGCGATTGATGTGGTACTCACCATTTTTGTCCACAATGACGTGCGCTTCGTTGGTCGTGCCGAACAGGTTGTGAAAGTTGCCCATCACTTCCTGATAAGCGCCGACCAGCATCATCGCCAGATAATATGGCTCGCCCCGTTTCAGGTCGTGGACTTCGAGCACTTCTTTCACGTCGTGTAAGTCCACGAATTTATCCACCACACCGTCTGAATCGCAGGTAATGTCGCACAGCGTCGCGGTGTCGGTCGGCTGTTCGTTCAGCTTATGAATTGGGATGATCGGGAAAAGCTGATCAATCGCCCAATGGTCGGGTACGGAGCGGAAGACCGAAAAGTTACAGAGATATTTCGCCGAGAGCAATTTGCGCAGATCATCGAACTCTTCCGATTTCACCTGCACTTGCTTGGCGTAATTGTTCGCCCGGTCGCAAACCTCCCAGAACAAAACTTCACCTTTGGCCCGATCCTCCAACGAAATAAAACCCAGATCGAAGAGGGTGAATAACTCTTCTTTGTGTTCGAGCGCGTCGTGGTAATACTCCAGAAAATTCTTGGCCGTCATTGAGGTGTACAGGTCATAGAGTTCCTTGATGACCTGCGCCTCGTTGCCCGTGATCGTGATGGTATGAATGCCGTGCACCGTTTCGATCTCATCCAGGATGTTGGTGATGAGCATCGCGTGATACGCCACCAGCACGCGGCCCGATTCCGTAATCACATTCGGCTGCGGCACGTTCTCTTCCTCGCAGACGCCTTTGATCGTGTAAATCACGTCGTTGGCAAACTCCTGCAAGGTGTAATTCACCGACGATTCAAAACTGGTCTTGCTGCCGTCGTAATCCACCCCCGCGCCGCCGCCGACGTTCAGGTGATCAACGTCGTAACCCATCTTGCGAATCTTGGCGTAAACGCGAGCGGCCTCTTTGACGCCCGCCTTGACGCGCTTGATCTGCGTGATTTGCGAACCGATGTGGAAGTGCAGCACGCGCAACATGTCCTGCATCCCGGCGTCGCGCAGCATCTTGATCGCCTGCAAAAGCTCCGTCGTCGTCAACCCGAATTTGGATTGTTCGCCACCAGACTTTTCCCAGCGTCCCGAACCGCGCGAATAGAGCCGCACGCGCATCCCGACCATCGGCTTGACCCCGGTTTCGAGCACGCGGTCAATCACCTTGCCCAATTCGCTGAGCTTCTCGATCACGATGACAACGTTCTTGCCGAGTTTCGTCCCCACAAAGGCCAAGTCAATAAAATCGTCGTCTTTGAAACCATTGCAAACCAGCAAGGAATTGGGCGACTGCTCCAGCGCAATCGCGGCATAGAGTTCAGACTTGCTGCCCGCTTCCAATCCATAGTTGTATTTCGTCGCCTCTTCCAGGTAAGACTCGATCACCTGGCGGCGCTGATTGACCTTTAACGGGAAGACGGCCAGATGCTCACCCTTGTAATCGAACTCGCGCATCGCACCGCGGAACGATTGATTCATTTTGCGGACTTGGCTGGCAAAAATTTGCGGAAACCGGAGCAGGACAGGAAGTTTTATGCGCCGGGCGAGTAGATCGTCTACGACCTTTTTGACATCCACGCTGCGCGGATCACTCTCGACCGGATAGACGACTAAATTGCCTTTGGGATTGACATCGAAATAGCCCGCGCCCCAATTCTCGATGCCGTAGGTCTGCACTGCCTCAGCGATGGCCGATTTCATCGTTACTTATTCGTTGACCTCCACAAGTGACAAATGCGGATTCCGCGCTGCCTGCGAGAGCACACTTGCAGGGTCAATACCAACGGCATGGCCTGTAAAATCAGACCATTGCAACTCATTCGCTCTCTGTCGCTGTTGGGAATCCGTCTTGCAAGGTGCGGACTCTAGCAGATAGGTTTGGCGACTGTCAAAAATTATTTTTGGCGGGGTTTTACACGGCTTTCTTGGTTCAAACATCGCGCTGGGACGCTGTTTTTCCTAGGCTTTGCGCCTGGCTCAAGGGCCATTGATGATGCGCTCCACGGGCGTTTGTTGCGCCACTGTGTTCGGCTTCCATGATTGAAGAAGTGGTCCCAGCGCAGTGGCGCTGAGCCGCCGCAGACGTTCGCACTAGCGGCGTGCAAAGGCTACCAGCCTACAGCGGCCCGTTTTATTTTTGGATGCAATCGCTCGCATCGCCGGACGACGCGCTGGACTCCCGAAGGTACGCTCGACGCAATCGCTTGTGCCGACTCTGACGGGCGGGAGTGCTGGCAGCCAGCACAACACGAAAACCGATAACGAGGTTGCGGTTGCCGGGTTCGTTCCTATTACGATTGGCCGAACGGCAGTTCCTTCCATTGTTGTTCCACGAACCACCGCGCAGCACCCGGAGGTGGCGTCACCCTCTTCAGCAACTCGTAAAAGCGAGCTCACTGAATACTCGTTCGCGCATCCGCCAGGTATCGGCGTGGGCCAGATGCGCAATCCAACTGCCGATGCGCTGCGTCAATTCCGCCAGCGAAAGCTGCCCGGCTTGAAAAGCGGTTTGCAGTCCGCGCAAGCGGCGGCGCGCCCGGCGTAAGTTCTCATTGCGGATGGTGAGATGATCAGCCAGTACGCGAAAGCCGACAAAGTTGGCCCCGTGGCGCGTCTCGAACAGTTGGCTTTTGACCGGATGAATGCACAAGCGCAACTGCGCCAGATAATCTTCCAACGCCCAGCGCGCCGCCGCGAGTTGCGCATGGTCGTCGCCGAAGAGCGCGAAATCATCCACGTAGCGCACATACTTGCCGATGCCCAAATTCTGCTTCACGAAATGATCCAGGCCGCTCAGATAAACGTTGGCAAAGAACTGGCTGGTCAGATTGCCGATGGGCAGGCCGCGCCGCCGTTCGTAGGGCGTCCAAAGCGCGTCACCGGGAAAGTAATCGTGGACGGCGGGTTGTGCGTTGCTGGCGTCAATGATGGTGTCAATTAGCCAGAGCGTGGCGGCGCATTTGATTTTGCGCCGCAGGAGCGTCTTCAAAATTTCGTGGTCAATGCTGGGGAAGTATTGCCGGATGTCGCATTGCAACACGTAGCGGCTGGAGCGCGCGAATTCGGTAAAGCGCCGCAACGCGCGATGCGTGCCGAAACCGGTGCGGTTGGCGTATGAATCACGAATCATCGTGCGCTCGAAGATGGGCGCAATCACCTGGCATAAGGCGTGATGCACCACGCGGTCGCGGTAAGGCGCGGCGGAAATCAGCCGCTGTTTGGGCACGACAATCTCGAAGGTTCGGTACGGACCGGGCCGGTAAGTGCGACTGTCGAGTGCTGCCTGCAACTGCAACAACTCCTCCGCCAGCCGATCGTTGAAACGCAGCACATTCGCGCGGTAACGCTTACCGCGTTGCGCCTGTTGGGTGGCGTCCAGCAGGTTGCCGAAATCAATCACCTGCGGCCACAAATTGCCGTGTCGTTTCATGGGTTTCTTTGGTACTCCGGTACGGAACAGGGAGCGTGAGCGACCTGAGCCTTGCGGAGGTGCTTACTGGCCGAAGCTCAGGTCGCTCACGCTCCCCGTTCCGTACCTGCGGGTTCCGTACCGGCGATTTGTTGTTTGATCCAACTGCCAAGACTTATGCCCACCGCATTGATGAGTTTTGAGACGTGCTGATATTGCCCGCCGTCTATCAATTTGAACGAGACCAGCAAGCGCGCCTGTTGCCGCAACAGTTCCAGCCGCAGGTTGCTGGCTTCCAGTTGCTCGCGTTTTTGCCGGGCATAGCGCGCGCGAATCAACTCTTCCAGCAATTCATACAGGCTGGTGATGATGCGTTCGCCCAATGTGAACCGGTGATCGCGCGGCAACCGATTCAGTAAGGGTACATACCACAGAATCAACTCGCGCGTCTGCTCGATGATGGGCAATTCGCCCGGTGGCGGCTTTTTATTTTTATGCATGGTTCAAATCAAGAAAATTCATGTGCGCTGCGCGCACATTGTAAAAGCGTAAGAAGGGTAAGAGCGCAGAGGGCTACGGAGTCCTGGCAGCCAGCACAACACGAAAACCGATAACGAGGCCGCGGTTGCCGGGTTCGTACCTATAACGATCGGCCGAACGGCAGCTCCTTCCATCGTTGTCCCACGAACCACCGCGCAGCACCCGGCGACTTGAGTCTCCACCACTCAACCAACCTGAGCCATCCAGCGGCGCGCTATTGTAGTTGTCATGCCAAACGTCCTCACACCATTCCCACACATTGCCATGCATATCGAATAGGCCAAAGGCATTGGCTGTGAAGCTGCCCACATCGGTGGTTTGCTGGCGATAGACGCCCTTAGCCGCGCCGCCATAAGGATAGTTGCCGTCAAAATTCGCCTGGGTTGACGACAGCAAAGAGCCAAAAGCAAAAGGCGTGTTTGTGCCCGCCCGCGCGGCATATTCCCATTCAGCCTCAGTCGGCAGGCGGTAGGTTTTGCCAGTCAATTGCGAAAGCTTCTGACAAAACTCGGTGACGTCATTCCACGAGACTTGTTCAACCGGGCGATTCGCGCCTTTGAAGTTGGACGGATTGTTGCCCGTCACGGCCTGCCATTGCGCCTGCGTGATTTCGTATTTGCCGATGGCAAAGGCGGGCACGTTCACGCGATGTTGCGGCCCTTCGTCGTTGCTACGCTCAGCTTCGTTGGCGGGCGAACCCATCGTGAAGGAACCGGCTGGCACGTTTTTCATTTCGAGTTTGACGCCGTTGACGGTTGCGGTGAAATCGCGGCCTGCAGGCAGGGCATTTGGCTGTTGTGACGTGGTGGTTGGCGTTGACGGCCCAATCGTGCCCGGTGTGCTGTTACTCGCCCAATAGACCGCCAGGCCAAGCGCCGGAACACCAAGCAAGCCCACCAGCCACGGCAGACGCGAACGCCGGGCGGCTGGCACGGGCTGCGGTTTCGACGCAGGCTGCGGCAAAGCTGGTTCAGGCTGAGCCGGACGCGGCGGCGCGGGTCTGGGAATGGTGGTCGGATCAACCTGCACCGTGGGCGGGTTAATCACGGGCGGCGCGGGTCTGGGCGTTGGTGGCGGCATAACGGGTCTGGTCGGCTGCGACTCGTTGAGCGCCGCCAGCATTTCCCGCGCGTTTTTGTAACGCGCGCGGTAATCGTATTGCGCCGCCCGCTCCAGCAACTCGCACAGTTCATTGCCGAGCGGGCCGGTGTGCCCGCGCCAAGCCAGATCGCCGCTCGCCAGATCGTTCAGGTCGCGCGGTTCACGCCCCGTCAAGGCAAAGATCATGGTCATCGCCAGGCTATACAGATCGCTGCCATAAACCGGACGCCCAACGCTTTGTTCAACCGGCGTGTAACCCGGCGTGCCGATGATCAGCGAAGCCTTTTGCGGCGTGCCGTAAGCGTCCAGCACGGTGGTGATGATCTCTTTGACCGCGCCAAAATCAATCAGGACAGGCTGCCCGGTGTTGATCCGCAGCAGGATGTTGTCGGGTTTGATGTCGCGGTGAATGATGCCCTGCGCGTGGATTTCGTGGAGCGCCTGCAACAAACTCGCCAGCAATTGGCGCGTGCGGGCTTCATCCAACCGGCCCTGCGCGCGCACGTATTGGCCCAGCGTCTGGCCTTCGATAAATTCCTGCACCAGGTAATACTCACCGGCTTCGCTGAAGAAGGCGTACAGTTTCGGCACCTGATGGCAAACTTCTGAGAGGGCTTCCAGCACAGCGGCTTCGCGTTCAAAACGTTCGCGCACGATTTCATAAGTGCGCGCGTCGAGTTGCTGTTTCGGCCTGAATTTTTTGATGACGCATTTGCGCTGCGACGGCAATTGCCGGTCAACGGCTAAAAAGGTTTCGCCGAACCCGCCAGCATCGCTGAGGGTGCGGATGATTTCGTAGCGGCCCTGCAATAAAGCGTTCATAAGCAGCGAGGTATTGGGAAGACAGAGTGATTGTGCGGACGTGCAAGGTTATACCAGACTTTGGCCGAAATGGCAGTCTAGGCGCACACACCGCACCCATCTTGCCTGATCTTGCAGATGCCCTTATGATCCCCTTTAGTCTGGCGCTGATGGCCGAACAATGAATCAACAGGAGCACGCTTATGTCAAATCGGGTTGAGACAAATGAGGCCAATCAACTGCTTGCCGTGCCCTGCTTAAATGCCTTGCCAGCCAGTCTGCCGGGCGGCGGGGCGTTTGAGTTGGTGCTTGAGCAAAAAGTGCCGATCCTGCGTGCCACTGAAGCCGTGCACGCGCGGGTGGAAGAACTCCTGGCAAAAAATCGTGCCGGCAATCTCACTGAGGCTGAGACGCTCGAGTTAGACCAATACGAAGAACTGGATGATTATTTGAGCCTGCACAATCGGTTGACGCGCAACCTTTTCCTCGCACAACAGGATAGTCTCAGTGGCTGAGAAAATTCCTGCCCCAATCCAAGCGGACGTGCGCCAGCGCGCCAATCATCTTTGCGAGTGCGGACGTGCGCCAGCGCGCCAATCATCTTTGCGAGTACTGCCACGCGGACGAACACTGGCAATGGGATCGCTTCTTCATTGACCACGTCTTCCCAAAAAGCCGCGGGCCAAAAGCCGCAGGCGGCGCAGGTTACGCTTTGCAAAACCTGGCACTGGCTTGCCGCCACTGCAATCGCCGCAAATCCGACAAGCTGTTTGCCATTGACCCTGCCACCGGCCAGCTTGCGCCGCTGTTCAATCCACGGGAACAACAATGGGCGGAGCATTTCACCTGGACGGCGGATGGCTTGCGCATCGTGCCGCTCACCGCCACGGGACGCGCGACTGCGGCCTTACTGGATTTCAACCGGGCGCGCGCCTTGCGAATTCGCGCGGCAGATGTGGCTGTCAAGCGCCATCCGCCCGCCGACGACCCAACTCAAACCACAGAGTCCTGATCCGGCAGATGCGTCGCCAACGGCTCGACGTGAATCGTCGCCACCACCTTGCCAAACTCCTGCTCCAACCGCTGTTCAACCTCTTCGGTAATCGCGTGGGCTGAGATGTGGTCGCGGCCCTCTTCATCATCAATGTGCAAATGCATCTCGATAAAAATTTCGCCGCCGTAGGTGCGCGAGCGAATGTCGTGCACCGAATGGACGCCGGCGACGGCTTCGGCAATCGCGGCGATGCGTTGGGCCGGGACGGGTGCGGCGTCCACCAATACGGGGACGGTGGCTTTGAAAATCTGATAACCGCTGGCCGCGATCATCACCGCGACGCCCAGCGAGACAAGCGGGTCGAACCAGACATAGCCGAGCTTGACCAGGAACAAGCCCGCCAGCACCGAACAACTGACTAGCACATCGCTGCGTGTGTGCGTGGCATCAGCGATCAAAAAAGCGCTTTGCAAGCGTTCGCCTTCGCGGCGCTCGTATACGGTCACAAAGATGTTGATGAGAATCGTGACGACGACTGTGCTGATGGTCAGGGCGGTGATTTCCGGTTTGGGCGCGTCGGCGGCGAGCAGGCGTTGAATGGCGCTCAGGGCCAGTTGGTAGCAAGTGATGAAGAGAAACCCGGCGATGCAAAAGGCCGCGAGCGTTTCAAATTTGGCGTGGCCGTAAGGGTGCTCTTCGTCCGGTTCGGCCATCGCATATTTCATCACCACCAGCCCGACGATATTGTTGAGTGAATCCACGGATGAATGAACCGCATCGCTGATGACGCTCAAGCTGTCGGCCAGTAAACCAGCAATTAATTTGCCGATCACGACGGCCACGTTCAGCCCAAAGGTCAGCCAGAGCACGCGCCGCACGCCCGCCTGATAAACCGCTTTGTCCATTTTGAGGTTGCTCATTTGCTTTACGGCCCTGCCTTATGGAATGCCGATCAGTTTGTGTGTCTGCAAGCTCAGCCGCCACTGCGGATGGGCCAAACAATACTGCGTCGCCAGTTGCGTATTCAGTTCGCGCGCTGGCCCGTCCATCGGCTGCAAGAAAAAATATTGAAACGCCAAGTGCGCAAAGCGTTCCGGCGCTGCGCCCGCTTGCGGAAAGACGAGCTTGAGTTCGTTGCCGCTTTTCAAAACCAACTCCGCGCCCGCCTTTGGACTCACGCAAACCCAGTCAATCCCTTGCGGCGGCAATTGTGTCCCATTGGTTTCGATGGCGATGGCAAAGCCGCGCGCGTACAAGGCAGCCACTAAAGGGTCATCCAGTTGCAACAATGGTTCACCGCCCGTGCAAACAACCAGCGGCTGTCCACCGCCCGGCCAGCGCGCTGCAACAGCATCGGCCAATGCTGCCGCCGTTTCAAACTTACCGCCGCCAGGGCCATCGGTGCCAAAAAAATCGGTGTCGCAAAACTGGCAGACCGCTGTGGCGCGATCCGCTTCCCTACCCGACCAGAGGTTGCAACCGGCAAAGCGACAAAAGACGGCGGCGCGCCCGGCCTGTGCGCCTTCGCCCTGCAAGGTGTAATAAATCTCTTTGACCGTATAACTCATCTTGTCGCGTACCGCACCGGATCAACCGCGCCCGCTTCGGCGAAACCTTTCAAGCGCAGCAAACACGAATCGCATTGCCCGCAAGCGATGCCCTCCGGCGTCGGGTCATAACACGAATGCGTCAGCGCGTAATCCACATCCAGCGCCAGCCCGCGCTGGATGATTTGCGCCTTGCTCAATTCGATCAGCGGCGTATGGATTTTCAGGCGCTGCGTGCCTTCCACACCTGCCTTGGTCGCCAGATTCGCCATCTGTTCAAACGCGGCGATGTATTCGGGCCGGCAGTCGGGATAGCCGGAATAATCGAGCGCATTGACGCCGATGAAAATGTCGTTGGCCCAGCGCGTTTCGGCATAGGCCAGCGCAAAGGACAGAAAGACCGTATTGCGCGCGGGCACATAGGTCACCGGAATGTCGTGCGACATTTCGTCCAGCGAACGCTGCTTCGGCACGGCGATGTCCGCCGTCAACGCCGAACCACCAAACACGCGCAGGTCAATCTCCGCCACCACGTGTTCGGCGACTTGAAAGTGCGCGGCCACGCGGCGCGCGGCCTCCAATTCGACCGCGTGGCGCTGACCATAGCGGAAGCTCAAGGCGTGCACGGTAAAACCGGCCTCGCGTGCCAGCGCCAGCACCGTGGCCGAATCCAGGCCGCCACTCAGCAGCACAATTGCTCTTTTGGCATTCATTCTGATTTGATCCCTTTCGGTGCGTCCATCCTAAGTTACAGTTCGCAACCGATTCAAGCGCCCCCTGCCGCTCGCTGGCCCCAGATGCGGCGGGCCTGTTGCCGCTCAAGACGTTTGCTGGTATAAACCTGCTGTCCTCCCCGTATCAACAATCGTTTTCAGCACAAATAAAAACCGTCATGCAAAGCGATCAAGTCACCCGATACCTGTTGGGACAATTGCCGGAAAGTGAAATTCAACGCCTCAATCTGTTGCGCGAGACGGACGAGAACTTTCGTCAGCGCGTCACCATCGTCGAAGACGACCTGATTGACTGCTTCACCAAAGGCCAACTCCAAGGCGAAGATTTGATGCGGTTCCGCCGCTATTTCCTGGCTTCCGCCGCCAATCGCGAGCGCGTCAAGGTGGCGCAAGGCTTCCTGGATGACCTGCGCGCCACGCAATTGGATGCCCCGCCCACCTGGTGGGAACGCGCCGTACCGGTCACGTTCAAAACCTCGCTCGAAGATTTCTGGCAACGCGCCGGACAGGACTTTTGGGCCACCGTGCGCGAACCGTTGCTCATCGGGTTGCGCGGCGTCGGGCTGCTGCTTTTTGTCTGGTGCCTCTATCTGGCCTTTGATCTGGTGCGCTTACGCAATCGTGTGGCTGAATTACAGGCCAACGAAGAGATCACCCAACCCGCCGTGCCGCGCACCGTGCCAGCCACAGCGCCCGCGCCCACCAACAACCAATTGGCCCAGCAAATAGATCAATCGCGGGAAAAACTTGGACAACTCAAGGCCGCGATCAATACCGAACCAACCGCTGAGCCAGCGACTTCCCCGCTGGCCGTCAATGCCGCCGAATTACAGGCGGCCTCGTTCAATCTGCGCCCGGCAGCGCGCGGAGCCGAAGGCGTACCGGAACTCGCCGTCACCCCGGCCACCGAGGATGTCGCCTTTCAACTCGAACTGGGCCGCGATGAGCGCGCCAGTTACCGGGCCGAACTGCGCGCCCAACCGGATGGCTTGCGCCTCTGGCAAAGCGGCACACTCAAAGCCCGCGCCAAAGATTATGGCAATAAAGTGCTCGAAGTCCGCGTGCCCGCCGCCTTGCTCAAATCGCGCGCCTACACGCTGAAAGTTTACGGCACCAACAATAACGGCAGTTCCGAAGAAGCCCTCAATTATTCATTTCGCATCAACAAGCCTTAACTTGCTATGAATAAAAACGGCGATCCAAATGTTGAACTTGAAGTGACCGACGATGAACTTGACGATCTAGGCGACGAGCAGGCGGAAGACGCGCCCAAAGGTAAATCCAAACCAGGCCCGCCCAAAGGCCAGCGTCCGCTGCGTTCAATCAATGACATTATTTCCGACCTGTCCAAACCGATCAAAGCGCGCCACCTGCGCCAAAAAGTGCGCGCGGGCCAACGGCTCGATTTCATCCCTTGGTATCACGCCATCAAGTATCTGGATTTGTATGCGCCGGGCTGGAGCTATGAGGTGCGGCACGCGCTCTGGAATAACGAAGGCCGCCTCGTGCTGACCGTGCGGCTCTCGTTCCCCTGTCTGGAAGGCGTCGTTTACCGCGATGCCACCGGCACGGAAGAAGAACCCGAAGAGGGCGAGCGCATGTACGGCGACCCCTCGTCGAATGCCGAAAGCATGGCCTTGCGGCGGGCGGCGGCGAAATTCGGGCTGGGGCTGTATCTGTACAACAAAGAGCGCAATACCGAGGGACGCTGAAACAGCCAGCGGCGCAAAACATTCTCCCTTCTCCCTTCTCAATTCTCCATTCTTATACAGGCCAAGCCTGGGCCTACTGCAAATGAATGGAGAATGAAAAATTGAGAAGGGAGAATGTTTTGCGCCAGAACCATAGCGGATTACTGCGCCCGCAAGATCGCGCCTTCTGCCGCCGACGAAACCAGCGCCGCGTATTTATGAAACACCCCTGATTTGTAACGCGGCTCTGGCACTTGCCATTCCGCCAGCCGGGCTTCAATTTCAGCATCGGTCAGTTCGACGCGCAGGCTGCGCTTGGCGATATGAATGTCAATGAGGTCGCCTTCGCGCACGGCGGCCAGCGGGCCGCGCATGGCGGCTTCGGGGGCCACGTGACCGACGCAGAAACCGCGCGTGGCGCCGCTGAAGCGCCCGTCGGTAATGAGCGCGACGGTTTCGCCCAGGCCAGCGCCAGCGATTGCGCCTGTCACGCCGAGCATCTCACGCATACCGGGGCCGCCCTTCGGCCCTTCGTAGCGGATCACGACCACGTCGCCGGCTTGAATCTGATGCTCCTGCACGGCGCGCATAGCGTCCTCTTCGCATTCAAACACGCGCGCGGGGCCGCGATGGTGCTTGCGTTCAAAGCCGGAAAGCTTCAGCACGCAGCCTTCGGGCGCGATGTTGCCTTTCAGAATGACCAGCCCACCATTTGGCTTGATCGGGTTGTTGGTCGAGTAAACGACATCCTGGCCCGGCGTTTCGTCGGCCAACTCGGCTTCCTGTTTGATCGTTAAACCGCTGACGGTCAGTTGCTCGCCGTGCATATAGCCGCCTTCGACCAGCCGCCGCGCGACCAGACCGATGCCGCCCGCCTTGCCCAGATCAATCGCGGCATATTTGCCGCCCGGTTTCAAATCGGCAATCAGTGGTGTGCGTGCGCTGATCGTGTCGAAATCGTCAATGGTCAACGGCACACCCGCTTCGCGCGCCATTGCCAAGAGGTGCAAGACGGCATTTGTCGAACCGCCCGTTGCCGCCACGCCCGTGATGGCGTTCTCAAACGCCGCGCGCGTCAGGATGTCGCTCGGACGGGTACCGCGCCGCAGCAAAT from Acidobacteriota bacterium includes these protein-coding regions:
- the speA gene encoding biosynthetic arginine decarboxylase translates to MKSAIAEAVQTYGIENWGAGYFDVNPKGNLVVYPVESDPRSVDVKKVVDDLLARRIKLPVLLRFPQIFASQVRKMNQSFRGAMREFDYKGEHLAVFPLKVNQRRQVIESYLEEATKYNYGLEAGSKSELYAAIALEQSPNSLLVCNGFKDDDFIDLAFVGTKLGKNVVIVIEKLSELGKVIDRVLETGVKPMVGMRVRLYSRGSGRWEKSGGEQSKFGLTTTELLQAIKMLRDAGMQDMLRVLHFHIGSQITQIKRVKAGVKEAARVYAKIRKMGYDVDHLNVGGGAGVDYDGSKTSFESSVNYTLQEFANDVIYTIKGVCEEENVPQPNVITESGRVLVAYHAMLITNILDEIETVHGIHTITITGNEAQVIKELYDLYTSMTAKNFLEYYHDALEHKEELFTLFDLGFISLEDRAKGEVLFWEVCDRANNYAKQVQVKSEEFDDLRKLLSAKYLCNFSVFRSVPDHWAIDQLFPIIPIHKLNEQPTDTATLCDITCDSDGVVDKFVDLHDVKEVLEVHDLKRGEPYYLAMMLVGAYQEVMGNFHNLFGTTNEAHVIVDKNGEYHINRVIAGSQVGDMLTFARYEKEFLQENFRNQLNRQVKKGQLTETAALTLTDEYERHYTGYTYLDSNGR
- a CDS encoding RNA-dependent DNA polymerase, translated to MKRHGNLWPQVIDFGNLLDATQQAQRGKRYRANVLRFNDRLAEELLQLQAALDSRTYRPGPYRTFEIVVPKQRLISAAPYRDRVVHHALCQVIAPIFERTMIRDSYANRTGFGTHRALRRFTEFARSSRYVLQCDIRQYFPSIDHEILKTLLRRKIKCAATLWLIDTIIDASNAQPAVHDYFPGDALWTPYERRRGLPIGNLTSQFFANVYLSGLDHFVKQNLGIGKYVRYVDDFALFGDDHAQLAAARWALEDYLAQLRLCIHPVKSQLFETRHGANFVGFRVLADHLTIRNENLRRARRRLRGLQTAFQAGQLSLAELTQRIGSWIAHLAHADTWRMRERVFSELAFTSC
- the avd gene encoding diversity-generating retroelement protein Avd, with protein sequence MHKNKKPPPGELPIIEQTRELILWYVPLLNRLPRDHRFTLGERIITSLYELLEELIRARYARQKREQLEASNLRLELLRQQARLLVSFKLIDGGQYQHVSKLINAVGISLGSWIKQQIAGTEPAGTERGA
- a CDS encoding formylglycine-generating enzyme family protein yields the protein MTMIFALTGREPRDLNDLASGDLAWRGHTGPLGNELCELLERAAQYDYRARYKNAREMLAALNESQPTRPVMPPPTPRPAPPVINPPTVQVDPTTIPRPAPPRPAQPEPALPQPASKPQPVPAARRSRLPWLVGLLGVPALGLAVYWASNSTPGTIGPSTPTTTSQQPNALPAGRDFTATVNGVKLEMKNVPAGSFTMGSPANEAERSNDEGPQHRVNVPAFAIGKYEITQAQWQAVTGNNPSNFKGANRPVEQVSWNDVTEFCQKLSQLTGKTYRLPTEAEWEYAARAGTNTPFAFGSLLSSTQANFDGNYPYGGAAKGVYRQQTTDVGSFTANAFGLFDMHGNVWEWCEDVWHDNYNSAPLDGSGWLSGGDSSRRVLRGGSWDNDGRSCRSADRYRYEPGNRGLVIGFRVVLAARTP
- a CDS encoding HNH endonuclease; translation: MIFASADVRQRANHLCEYCHADEHWQWDRFFIDHVFPKSRGPKAAGGAGYALQNLALACRHCNRRKSDKLFAIDPATGQLAPLFNPREQQWAEHFTWTADGLRIVPLTATGRATAALLDFNRARALRIRAADVAVKRHPPADDPTQTTES
- a CDS encoding cation transporter gives rise to the protein MSNLKMDKAVYQAGVRRVLWLTFGLNVAVVIGKLIAGLLADSLSVISDAVHSSVDSLNNIVGLVVMKYAMAEPDEEHPYGHAKFETLAAFCIAGFLFITCYQLALSAIQRLLAADAPKPEITALTISTVVVTILINIFVTVYERREGERLQSAFLIADATHTRSDVLVSCSVLAGLFLVKLGYVWFDPLVSLGVAVMIAASGYQIFKATVPVLVDAAPVPAQRIAAIAEAVAGVHSVHDIRSRTYGGEIFIEMHLHIDDEEGRDHISAHAITEEVEQRLEQEFGKVVATIHVEPLATHLPDQDSVV
- the queE gene encoding 7-carboxy-7-deazaguanine synthase; this encodes MSYTVKEIYYTLQGEGAQAGRAAVFCRFAGCNLWSGREADRATAVCQFCDTDFFGTDGPGGGKFETAAALADAVAARWPGGGQPLVVCTGGEPLLQLDDPLVAALYARGFAIAIETNGTQLPPQGIDWVCVSPKAGAELVLKSGNELKLVFPQAGAAPERFAHLAFQYFFLQPMDGPARELNTQLATQYCLAHPQWRLSLQTHKLIGIP
- the queC gene encoding 7-cyano-7-deazaguanine synthase QueC encodes the protein MNAKRAIVLLSGGLDSATVLALAREAGFTVHALSFRYGQRHAVELEAARRVAAHFQVAEHVVAEIDLRVFGGSALTADIAVPKQRSLDEMSHDIPVTYVPARNTVFLSFALAYAETRWANDIFIGVNALDYSGYPDCRPEYIAAFEQMANLATKAGVEGTQRLKIHTPLIELSKAQIIQRGLALDVDYALTHSCYDPTPEGIACGQCDSCLLRLKGFAEAGAVDPVRYATR
- a CDS encoding DUF1071 domain-containing protein encodes the protein MNKNGDPNVELEVTDDELDDLGDEQAEDAPKGKSKPGPPKGQRPLRSINDIISDLSKPIKARHLRQKVRAGQRLDFIPWYHAIKYLDLYAPGWSYEVRHALWNNEGRLVLTVRLSFPCLEGVVYRDATGTEEEPEEGERMYGDPSSNAESMALRRAAAKFGLGLYLYNKERNTEGR